The genomic segment caaaaataaagaaaaaccaGACAAAGAAAAACAGCTCAAACTTGTTcttgcctttttacagttttcttgTTGAAATAAGAAAAGAATCGAAATCTATGGTGAAAGTAATCACAGATTCATTGAATGTGTAAAACAATCAGGGATATGCACACAACATATCACCTCATTGAGCCAGCTCTTGAAACGACAGATTTCCATtctttaagaatattttttagGCCACAGCCATTGTGAACATCAGCATtgattgtttttccttttagttTGAGAGTTGTCACTAAACAACCAAAGAGTGCTACCATAGTTCAGATCTAGGGGTATATTCTTGAGTACCACTGAACAGGGTTTGTACTGTACTCTCATTGTTCTCTACAATGTGAAACTAAatctaatataaaaaatatataatgataGACCAGATTAGAATTTCACATGATCTGATCAGAGATCTATTTAACTtgataacattttcattttcaccacAGGATTGTAAAAATAGAAATCATAGCTATCCATATGAGCTGTAGCTCAccgaacagagaaaaaacaggtACAATTATCCAGAAGGAGAGGTATCTATTGAGTGCATGCTCATTGTGAGCTCAAACGCCCTTTCAAATGCATGTAGTCCCCAGATCTGTCCCTGTTCCAAGCATGAATGcggttattattattaggtgTCCTATTGTTGGAagctgttttgtaaaaaaatgctgAATTGTTGGAGGGAAACTGTTTGCACGGCACTCCGGTGCACAGAGCACAAGCACATGCCTGGGTCGCAGAAGAATGCAGCATGTGTGCTGTCTGGGTTTAGCATATCAATGCAGAGAGGGCTCTGAGAGAGGGACAGAAGAGCTTTGCATGTTCTAGTACTCCTCCATTGAACTTACCTGACGTATTTAAGGGGCTTTTTCCTGGCCTCACAGAGCTGAAATGAACATCTTTACTAAGGTTCCAGGATTAGCCCATCAAACCAGGTATGTGTGGAGTGCCGTGCTCAGAACAGATTGATGAATTCCGTGAAGCAATCACCTTGCCTTTTTACCTTCTGGCCTGACccccttgtacagtatgtccccaAAGCAGTGCAAGTTAAAAACCTGATGCATATTTTTCTCAGATGTGCCAGGCTAAGTTGTTCCCTGCTAAGGGTAGCGGTCAGCTGTCTACACCACAGTGACAATTAGAATTCACGATCACCGATACGCCCTTGACAGCAAAGAGGGACTACAGCTCTCATACCCTGATGATTCTTCTCAGGGCGGGCAGGTTAAAAATTGGTCCGCAGATACAGCAATGAAATGACATTTACAACTTGCGATCTGTGAGGAATATGTAATTCACCAAACTGTTTGTCTTGGATCTCAAGTAGTCTGTtcctaaaaacaaaatctcataAAGAATAAGTCACAATATGCATTCTGTATGACATCTGCAgctaaaaaaacaacctttttaACTAAACGCATGTCATTTCTAAGCACTGGGGTACAGAGTTAAAGATCggcacagaaaaaaaggtttactcACAATTGTAGACCACCATATATAAATATTCCAAAGAACATGTTCAAAGCCACTGACTGCTGAAGACAGCATGTGTGTGCACTCTCAAGCAGTCGGTCTGTGTCACTCCACAGCAAGCTGGGGTCCGTGCTCCAACGTTCCTTCTACGCGTCCAGTGGACGGGTGAGTCCCAGTGTCCATGCTGTTTTTCATGTTGAAGCTCTGTGTACAATGTTGTCCTCTTTTCTCTATCACAACTGTACACTTCAGCTCCGATTTGTAAATCAACTTAAAATGcaaagaatatatattttttgctacATGCACTCCTCTTCAAAATAAGGAAATAAACTTTTATTCTTAAACAATCCTTTGAAAATCCTTCTGGATTGTGATTGCATGCAGGAGTAAACTCTGTATAATTGGTTTGTGTAAACCCACCGAGGTGTTCCTGAACACTGGTGTGTTGTATCACTGGGTTTTGAgaataattcatttattttcttatatataGGCAAATTTTGACATAAATCCAGAGATTTACAGAAATGAAAATCCTTATAATCTTTTTCCCAGTTCAAAATACCAACAAAGCAGGAATCCTAAGGCAGGGACAGCCACAGTGACTCCTGCGTGACCTTTGTGACCCCCAGGTGACCCTGTACGAGCAGCGGAACTTCACAGGGCGCCGACTGGACCTGACCGCCGACTGTCAGAAACTGAGCGACAAGAACTTCCCGGAGAGATGCAACTCTGTGCAAGTGGAGAGTGGAGCGTACGTACGGCCTGGGCACCCCATTACTGACTGGCTGGGGCCGCCGGCAGCCTTGGAACACCCCCAAGGCAGCCAAGTGTTTTTGTCCCCCACTGAAACTTTAACTTTTCCAGGCAATGAAAGTGCCAGGGCTGCCTGCGCCCGAGTTGGAGCATTTTGTcattatttccttttcattgaTCCGCCACGTTCTTGGCTTGCTGCCTGTCCTGATCGGAGCTGTCGGGAATGAGCTGCTCGTctctctcttctgtctctcGCTCAGATGGGTGGGGTACGAGTACGAGAATTTCCGAGGCCGGCAGTACCTGTGGGACCTGTCAGACCGGGGGGAGTATAACAGCTGTGACAAGTGGTGTGCATCAATGGACCACATTTCCTCTGTGCGCTCTGTCAGACAGGTGAGAAGTGGGCAGCCTGCTTCACGTTAACCTTTCCACAGGTCTCTTCTACACGTATAATCACTGTGACTTAGTTCTCCTTCAATGCAATTGTTAATGTCCTGAAATGATGGACCTGACAGGTCATATGGCTGTTGCCTTGTCAGAAGCTTTAATTGAATCACTAAATGAGCTACTTCCTCACCTTCTCTGGGGTGACAACAGGAAGCACGCGGCCCGTGAATATTATATCACAGTCCCAAGCTAAAGCAAACATGAACCAGGATGAACCAATGAGGCTCTCTGCTTCCTCCCCCCACACAGGACACCTCTCCCCCCAGGGTGCAGCTGTTCGAGAGGGCTGGGTTCTCCGGGAGGAAGACGGAGCTGCAGGACGACATTCCCAACCTGATGAGCCGCTACGGCATCAACCGCGCGGCATCCATCCGCGTCCTCGGAGGAGGGTGAGCCCGCTGTCCTGTCTGTTCCTGTGCTTAGCATGATATGAATGAAGTAGGACCAGGTAATACAGAAGCCCctcattaaaatgataaaatcaaCCTAAAACCGGGACAAACCATCAAGCACCCAGGGAGGCGACAGACACACTACTGTGTTTAACAATGAGTTGACTTTTTTGGCACTGTACACCACACAAAGCCTGGTGCAGACATTCATGTTGAATCGCGATTTTTATGCATTGGGCGTGGACGTGTTTAGCTAAACCCTGACTGTTTGGCCATTGTAAGGGGAGTTCATTTTCAACAGCAGGGCTCAATAGCATACTTTTGAACAGTTGTAGGTATAAGATTACAGTTGCATCTGCCGATGTGCCTTTCACAGAGGTGTTCTTTTTTAAGGGcaccaaaattaaaaacaaatcagtcaACTCTTGAATATGAACCTTTTCATCGCttcataaataaaatgcataaaatgtaaGAACATCCATTCAAAAAAGGTACTcagctttttaaattgtttatgtTGTCCAACACCAAATCTGCTTAGCTTAGATCTCTAGCCTTTCCATACCTCTGTCGCAGTGTACAGATGTGCATCTGCAATCTTGGCCATTTCCATACTTTCACAAACCAGATGCAGTAGTCCGGTCATACCCTAATCAAGGTGGAGAGGTGTGATCCAGTGAACTTTATTAGGGGTAACTCACCTGACTGTGGAGGAAGATCACCTGTTCCATGAGTACGTGCCTGTTGGAATCACCTGCTTCCTTTTTACATGAGGAACGAGACAGGGAGAAGATGGAATGGAGGGAGGGATACAGACATGAAATGATGTAGAAGTGAAGTATGATATTTATATCTAGGCAGGTAGAAGTTGGAGAGACTAGGGTCTGGCCTACTCCCGAATGTTTGGCAAAACTCCATTACAACAGACCTTTCTGTGAAGCAAAGTGAAAATGCCTCTGTGCATGGTGGCGATGGTGCAGTGCCGTGCAGCGCGCGGTATGAGTAACACTCGGCCCCTTGTGTCTGGCAGCTGGGTGGTATACCAGGAACCCAACTACAGAGGCCCTCACTACGTGCTGGAGAAGAAAGACTTCAACAACTACTCGGACTGGGGTGGGCAGAACAGCACCGTGGGCTCCATCCGCAAGATCTGCTTCAGCTGAGAGACGGCCAGCCCTCCAGTGAAGAACtcagccacacacacactgcagtccCGGGGCGCTTTTCGTAATAAAAGGCTTTtaagaaaaaagtttttttttcccccaagatcTCGTATTTATTTACAGCGCTAACAGCACAGAATTCACACACTCTCCTGCCAAGCCATCAAAGAATCCTGGCAGGCCATGGCTCAGCTCAATTATACAGCACACGGCAGGGAAAGGAGTTTCCAGCACTGGTCTCGGATGAAACGTGTggcttctggttttcattccagcacaGCTCTCAGTTACCCAGATGACACCTCCATTTGGTCAGCCAGACCAAGTTATACTTACAATACagctgaaaacaattaaaagccTCTGATTAAGCACATTACTGTAGCTTTATAATGTGGGTGCTGGGGTCCATAAGTGGGAGAGAGTGTTGTTTTGTACAttatatacctacagtataaataacagaaaccaccatCCTCCAGTTTCATCTGCACTGCAAACTGAAATTGGATCATGGAATAATAACAGTTATGAACTAGAAAGAACGCCAGATCCTAGGACGTTTATACACGGCAACACTCTGGACTCGTTTTGCTACACTGAGAGTTTGTTTTCACATCTAGAATAAAAGCAGTTCAGGCCAAACCGGGAAACGGAAGCTCTATAACAGATCACATTATAGGAGGGTAGCACTGTACATCAATTCGTTTACTGGGAGCTCAGGGGGAATGATTAACAGCAGCCACAGACCTGGCTTAGCCTGTGCTGCACCACTCTTTCCACGCTGCTGCTGGCCAGGCAGAAGAGCGCAGAGGGTGGAAATTCTTTCAGTTAACTTCAGGAACACAGTATAAACACACATTTTTCCAAGCTCAGAGTGAAATGTGCAAacctaaaagaaaaatgcagaatGGCCCCAGATGGAGAAGTCAGAAGCTGGGGAACAGAGAGGAGACGCAGGGGTGAGCATCCGTGTCGTCTGTGTCAGCCCAGCGAGAGCTTGCCCTCCAGAAGAGGCGTGGTGAAAAAACAGGATAAATGTCCAGAAACAGCAGGTGCAAACCCCCAAAATAGGCGAACAAATGATAATTTCAAGTATCACATTCAGTACAGCAAAGGACAGTACAGTGCATTCTGGCTGGGGTTCGGCCATCTATCTGGGAAGCAGCGGGAAGAGCTCAgtcctcttcttcttcctcttcgTCCTCCTCCATCTCCTGATCAATTGTGGCGGTCAGCCGCAGCTCCGTCTGATTGATCTGGCTCTCATTGTCCAGCTGCGCAGGGCCCTGGACACAAAGTCATGGTCACAGAGCACTGGTCACCTGGACATTTCACAACTTATCACTAGTGTTAGGTTTAGGCATGTGGACACACGGTAGCATCTATTTGGCAGATTAGGCACCCATAAGCAGTTCTAAACCACAAACTACAAGGACAGTTAAACACCATGTAAAACACCTAACACTATTCTGAAAAAGCATGTGAAGTTTTACAGTGTTAGAGATAAAAAAACAGCCACATTTTTTGCTCGATCAGACTGACTGATTTTAGCAGTGATGGGGAGGAGGCGATATCCTCACAGTACAGCATGTGTATCCTCATACCTCAGTGCAGGCAAGCTGAGCAGAGCAGCCCTCTCTGTCAGTGCTGATCATAGACCTTAAGGTCAGCTCCTCCACCTGCAAAAGCAAACAAGCTTCACTCACTCTGGTCACTGCGCCTGTTGCTCACTCAAACCCCGGACACACAGAGCGCCGGACACAGAGAGGGCCCCGGACACGCAGAGAGGGCGCCGGACACGCAGAGAGGGCCCTGGACACAGAGGGCACCGAAAACACAGAGAGGGCCCTGGACACAGAGGGCGCTGGACACAGAGGGCGCTGGACACAGAGGGCGCTGGACACAGAGGGCGCTGGACACAGAGCCAGGTTGGCTGCTTATGTGGACTAGGTAAATCATGCCCATTGCTTAAGAAAGGGTACAAGCCCCACACGGCATTCGGAGGAAAACTGGACAGAAGTGAACACCTGTGCCCTGGGGGCAGTGTGTCCGACAGGGGGCACAAGTCTCTGACCTTCAGCCTGGTGAGCTGGTCCTGCAGCATGGCCTTGACCTTCAGCAGCgtctcctcctccttcttcagCTCCTGCAGACGGCTCAGCATGGTCACATCCCTGCACACAGGCAAGATCTGCGTTCttcacacagagagggagaaacGGCAGCCCTCCGCCCCTGCCCACTGCAGTGTGGAGGACAGAGCCTGACCTGCACTTCGCGTCCCACTGAAACAACTGCCCTCCTTCACAACTGGAGCTAGTAACGAACTttcgggagggatgacgacTGCCAAGTTCACTCAGACTCGGCTGTCAgtgattagcaatcactcctgatgtcatttccactcctaaaacactataaatactgtTTTGGTCACTCCCCACtctgcaaattttcatgaaatactccataatcctttcagtACAGTACACTTCATTTTTCGgcgttgttattcctagtgaatcAAAATTGGCATTATTTCTGCCAGGAGCCGAGGGCACTCTGAAAACATGCATGGTTGAGTGTTCTTCGGGATCCCGTCTGTGGCTGAAACTAAAATAACGAAATAACGCCGAGCAGTGCCTTCAAGCTGTAACTGTGTGCGCGCCCTGCTGTAGACCGCTGTCCCACCCCGCACTGCGCCTGACGCTCCCGGGTCAGGATCCGCATTGAACGGACCCTCATCCTAACACTAAACAGGGGCTTTCTAACCATGGCGGGTGGGATGGAGCCAATTTCTACACGGGATCTCTGCCCACCTTACACTGCTAACTGCTTTTTGGGAGTCTGCCCCCCAAAGTGGAAGTGGTAAAGACCGAATTTCTAGTGCTTTTTAATGTTGATTACAAGCCATTATTCGATTTTTAAGGAATTGCGCGATGACGGCCTGCCCCTTTAACAGAGCTGCGTCACGGCGCACGATGTGCGTAGTCCACCTCACTCGCTCCGAGTCTAAGCACACGTTAGCTAATGCAGGCGGAGCTTCACGCAGACCCGAGAGATAAACAATTCTCAAGTAATCTCGGCAAAATGGATCAATTTAACAATTCACACCGTCAGGAAAGTGGATCATCGTGCTACAATAAAAACGCTTTATCGTAATAATGGTTCAGTGTCAGAAGGCGTAGTGTCCGCACCAGCAGGGTATGAGTTTTCGTACCGGTtttgaaatatctttttaaaagcattccTTACCTCTGAACAGCAGCAGATCGTTCACCACAAGCAAGGCCCCTGTCAGTAATGCACAGAATTCAAGAAACACTTATCTGACTGCGGTACCATAGTTTTAACAGAGATTATTCCTTCAGTCTTCGCATTTTAAGTTACTGCTCAATGCACAGACAGACCCTGATAGTGAACGCTAAAAAGACACTGTACAGTAAAGGGTAAACACACTAACGGACACTGGCTAAACCGCGCAGGAGAAGTAGGATCTGCTCGCACTGTATTTTATCTAGTAGCCACCTAGAGGACAGTTTTAACGTcttcaagacaaaaaaatcgGATGCAGGTCTGACACCTGGTGGCTGAAACTGGTATCAGCAGGAAAGTGGGTTGTCACGTTATCAAGTCCGTCAGTCCAAGAGAGTTCAATTCATGTACAGCACAGCAGGTCTCCAGCACTGGTCCTGGTGAACCCTAATTACGTTAGTCTTACAGGTCACCTTGAATCacctgttttttaattaatgtttttttttttacattactgtCCCATTAATCAAGAAGTTTGTTCAAATAAGGGAATTCTGGTCATTGAGGGCTGAAGAATTGTAATTGATTTTCTTCATTCTCTCTGCATTACTTAATTTAGAAAACACcttgttttaactgatttaactGAACTGATTCTTCCTGGTCTTTAGAAATTGATAAAGGTGAGCTATATAAAACCTGCACAATATGGGTAGGAGTGGAGCCAACTTGTGCCACAGTACTTTGATTTAACCCGCATTGAAAGACTGCCAGCTGAGTAGTCCTGGTGTACACCATTTGTGACATCTTTACAAATAATGTGATACGTAccaatgggattttttcttaaaagcagGCTGACTATATTTTAATACCTTGGTTCATTTTGTCAgtgatacacatactgtacatgctgtatgTGTGCATGTACACACATAAAATTCCCCCCAGTCAGAAAGATGGTTTCCTGCTAGACGTTATTGACCAACAAAACTGTGGTTTTACATGGCAAAGTGACAGTGAGCCAATTTGTTCACATGTTGGGCTAtaagcggtggctctgtggctcaggatctgcgcctgtggctggaaagttactggttcaaatcccgcagccggcataggaatcctactccactccAATTTCTAAagaccagcagccatatcaccctgcaactcacaactggcaacccactgaagctaagcaggtgtgagcctggtcagtacctggatgggagacctcctgggaaaaactaaggttgctgctggaagaggtgttagtggggccagcagggggcgctcaccctgcggtctgtgtgggtcctaatgccccagtatagtgatggggacactatactgtaaacaggcgccgtcctttggatgagacgtaaaaccgaggtcctgactctctgtggtcattaaaaatcccagggcgcttctcgaaaagagtaggggtgtaaccccggtgtcctggccaaatttccaattggcccttaccaatcatggcctcctaataatccccctctatgaattggctacatcactctgctctcctccccactgatagctgatgtgtggtgagcgttctggcgcactatggctgctgttgcatcatccaggtggatgctacacactggtggtggtggaggggagtccccattacctgtaaagcgctttgagtggagtgtccagaaaagcgctatataagtgtaagcaattattattattattattattaggcccctgagcaaggcccttaaccccaactgctccaggggtgctgtccaatggcagaccctgtgctctgaccccaggctctctccctatctgtgtgtctgtgtgtctcatggagagcaagctggggtatgcgaaaaaacaatccctaatgcaagaaattgtaaagggttaataaagtgatattattattattattattattaagcataTGAGATACTGTACCGGCCTGCTTAGTGAACTATGAGGTTCAGTGTAGCTGTGAGCTCAGAGCCTTGGCTGGTTTAATCGGTCACCATCTGGCCCAGCTGGTGACGATGTATGAAATTTAGAACAGACGGGTTTTGGAAGAGTTCCTATGCTGAGGATATTCAATCTTTTATCTCAACATTAATATACAAGTGTGCATTGGTAGTTTTGCACATGGACATTACGACATTCCAGACAGCTAGGGTAGGATTCTGCACTAGAATTCCTGGATTTCTAACGGTGCTGTAATGTAGCACTGCACTGTATtcttactgtatacaatatgtgtgttattctttttctttctctttttcgtctctctctgtcttacTGTACTACAAAAACGTCTCAACACCCCGAAGTGTTGGTTTGGCACTAAAGGTGACTCTGACTTTGTTATTGGGATCCTGTGGTAGTACAGGCTCACCACCCTCACACCCCCTGTCTTCACCTGCTTTTTGAACTAGCAGGTGTCAGTCTCATTGTGGCAGGATGTGGACTGTAAGGTCTAACAAACGCAGTCCATGGTGCAGGTCTTCTCTCTGAACTCCACGTCCCTCTTTTAGCGTGTGATTGGAAAGGCTACAACAGAACATGTATTCCACAAAGCAGCACATGGTATACATGGTATATGCACTTTAAGATTAGAATATTATCTAGAAGTCTTATCATGCTGTGATGTTTactggttatttaaaaaaacagatacagGGCTGAAAAATGAGAGATTCATTTTCCTGTCGGAGTCTTTCTTTCTGAGATCAGTACAGTATTCTCTTATCGTCTGGGGCAGAGTACTGTATACGAGACAAGATATCAAATGTGtcacttttttttgtaattctcTGGAAAGAACAAACTATTGAAACATTATAATGAGGCAGAAAAAGAATTCATTAATACAAACCAGATCTGAAACTGTTCTTAATCAGTCGCTTAAAATGGTTGAAGAGCCAATTAAGGATTTTATTGGATTCCTTTCCTAAATGAATCCAGATGCTGACATGGGTAATTACACAACATGAGCAGGGCTTGGTGATGTCACCAAGCACAGTCAGGCAACTGGTACCTGTCACAGAACTGAACTTCCTGAAGGACTTTCAGACACTTTTGAAGTGTGCCAgtcttataataatattataagatTTTTCTAAAAGTtatgttcattttcattttctgtgcttttgaaATGCTGACGTTAAGGTTGACTTCAGTCTTCAGTGAATGCAGAGAGGCCGTGACACAGTTTCCTTTCTGAACTGAAGGAATGCCAGAGTTAGTGATTCTAGAGTACTGGGGCCAGAATTTCTCTCACAGTTTTTCTCTGAGCGGAACCGAGTTCTATTGAAGTGGTAGGAGAGTGTGTTTGTTTGCAATGGGGTTCTTAATATTTTGACAAGTGAGTGTATGTAAGCTTACTGTTGGAAATACACATGAAACGTTCATAATTAAGCCAGCTATGACCTATGTGCTATGAGCAGAACTTTAAATAGATTATTCCGTTCCTCATGAGAATCATTCCCAGTGAAAAGAACTCACTGTGACAGAAAATGGTGCTGTCTAAGAAGCATATTCACAGTTTTGTGAGAAAGCGAATTATATTCTTTCCCAAACAGGGCAGTGGACTTCTTCATTAAACGTCATTATCTTAAGTTACTTTTTGGAGATATTTCAAGCCATATAGTACACTTTGATGTTCCTTTCAAGCTACGGACTTATGCTTTGGGATGTTCAGCGCCCATGGGAAAATTCTTGCCTGTGAAGCTGAGAAAGAAATAAGGAGCACTGTCTGAATCTCTTTATCAC from the Lepisosteus oculatus isolate fLepOcu1 chromosome 5, fLepOcu1.hap2, whole genome shotgun sequence genome contains:
- the crybgx gene encoding crystallin beta gamma X, with the protein product MNIFTKVPGLAHQTSKLGSVLQRSFYASSGRVTLYEQRNFTGRRLDLTADCQKLSDKNFPERCNSVQVESGAWVGYEYENFRGRQYLWDLSDRGEYNSCDKWCASMDHISSVRSVRQDTSPPRVQLFERAGFSGRKTELQDDIPNLMSRYGINRAASIRVLGGGWVVYQEPNYRGPHYVLEKKDFNNYSDWGGQNSTVGSIRKICFS
- the snapc5 gene encoding snRNA-activating protein complex subunit 5 produces the protein MLSRLQELKKEEETLLKVKAMLQDQLTRLKVEELTLRSMISTDREGCSAQLACTEGPAQLDNESQINQTELRLTATIDQEMEEDEEEEEED